A genome region from Tolypothrix sp. PCC 7712 includes the following:
- a CDS encoding right-handed parallel beta-helix repeat-containing protein, with protein MFLDQPVAITQPVNLGNAAKLQAEYADNADLSTAKLTNTQNNSTTKLALSNTGKTYFVSGTGNDNNNGLKESSAFRTLQKAADLVKAGDTVYIMNGTYTQANPNQEIMVLNKKQGTPNARITFKAYPGHSPFIKSRNWTAIKLLGSSYITIEGLTLEGNNDNITLQYAQQQKYNYNNPQTAGNGIEIRDFSHHVIIRNNRVSKFGGTGISSIKADYLTYENNVVFQNCWYSPWGANPMGMMYNWNSDNNTSQYKMIIQGNTLYDNKSLIPWKDAGKVTEGHGIIIDDSLNTQQNSLHQRYQGKTLVANNVVYKNGAAGIHVYSSAYVDVVNNTTYQNGQYPDTQQYGEISVIESDQVKVFNNIMYARKDGEVNNVAKSKNFQYAYNLVYNSSKFNGSLTQNIMGKDPLFSDPSKANFTLRSGSSAIDTGTKTFSGVNAPTIDKQGFSRPQDGDGRGGAIIDIGALEVSAKAAFAR; from the coding sequence ATGTTTTTGGATCAACCGGTTGCAATCACTCAACCTGTTAACCTTGGCAATGCTGCTAAGTTACAAGCTGAATATGCTGATAACGCAGATTTATCTACCGCAAAACTGACAAATACTCAAAATAACTCAACTACAAAACTCGCTCTCAGTAATACTGGTAAAACCTACTTTGTTTCTGGAACTGGGAACGATAACAATAATGGACTAAAGGAAAGTAGTGCATTTCGGACGCTGCAAAAGGCAGCAGACTTGGTAAAAGCAGGCGATACAGTTTACATCATGAATGGGACTTATACGCAAGCTAACCCTAACCAAGAAATTATGGTACTTAATAAAAAACAAGGTACGCCGAATGCACGCATTACCTTCAAAGCCTATCCTGGACACAGCCCTTTCATCAAATCGCGCAATTGGACTGCTATTAAATTGCTTGGGTCTTCTTACATCACCATTGAGGGTCTGACCTTAGAGGGCAACAACGACAATATTACATTGCAGTATGCACAACAGCAAAAATACAATTACAACAATCCCCAGACAGCAGGTAATGGAATTGAAATCCGTGACTTTTCCCACCATGTGATCATTCGGAACAACAGAGTCTCTAAGTTTGGTGGGACAGGAATTAGTTCTATCAAAGCAGACTATCTCACATACGAGAATAATGTGGTTTTTCAGAATTGTTGGTATAGTCCTTGGGGCGCAAATCCTATGGGGATGATGTACAACTGGAATTCTGACAACAATACCAGCCAATATAAAATGATTATCCAAGGTAATACGCTTTACGACAATAAAAGCTTAATTCCTTGGAAAGATGCAGGAAAAGTCACTGAAGGGCATGGAATTATCATAGATGATTCACTAAACACTCAACAGAATTCACTGCATCAACGTTATCAAGGCAAAACTCTGGTTGCAAATAACGTTGTTTATAAAAACGGTGCTGCTGGTATCCATGTATATAGTAGTGCCTATGTTGATGTGGTCAACAATACAACCTATCAAAATGGGCAATATCCTGATACTCAACAGTATGGAGAAATTTCTGTAATTGAGTCTGATCAAGTGAAAGTTTTCAACAACATTATGTATGCTCGCAAGGACGGAGAAGTAAACAACGTCGCGAAATCTAAGAATTTCCAATACGCCTATAACCTTGTTTACAATTCCTCCAAATTTAACGGTTCACTAACACAAAATATTATGGGAAAAGACCCATTATTTAGCGATCCGTCCAAGGCTAATTTCACCCTCAGATCTGGTAGTTCGGCGATTGATACTGGAACCAAGACTTTCAGTGGAGTCAATGCACCGACTATTGATAAGCAAGGCTTCAGCCGTCCGCAAGATGGAGATGGTAGAGGTGGTGCGATTATAGATATAGGTGCATTAGAAGTCTCTGCCAAAGCTGCTTTCGCCAGGTAA
- a CDS encoding hybrid sensor histidine kinase/response regulator, translated as MASILVIDDEPDNFDVIEAFLSQQDYILHYAPSGQEAIASLNLFQPDLILLDVMMPGTDGITVCKQIKAMPQWQPVPIIMVTALTGKEDLARCLQAGAEDFISKPVNAVELRARVHAMLRIKQQYDKIQSLSHIQANTIKVLESTLDELRGNLATALPHELNTPLNGIVGIVSLLMDDIENMNLAEIREFLSLADKSARNLEKLTKQFLIYLELELLAQQPQNIEPQSSYFSQNAIATALQSHAQSFHRSDDLIFAIEEAEVSISKQYLEIILHELVDNALKFSQTATAIKISTQVDKEMLNLYIHDLGRGMTAEQISKIGAFMQFERKTYEQQGIGMGLKLVKKIVAICGGNFSITSIYQQETTVQIALPLHHK; from the coding sequence ATGGCATCGATTTTAGTCATTGACGATGAACCCGATAACTTTGATGTGATTGAAGCATTCTTAAGTCAGCAAGATTACATACTGCATTATGCACCTAGTGGGCAAGAAGCGATCGCATCTCTCAACCTATTTCAGCCAGATCTAATTTTGCTTGATGTCATGATGCCGGGAACAGATGGTATAACAGTCTGTAAACAAATTAAAGCCATGCCTCAGTGGCAACCAGTCCCCATTATTATGGTGACTGCTCTCACAGGTAAAGAAGACTTAGCGCGTTGCTTACAAGCTGGTGCCGAAGACTTTATTAGCAAACCTGTCAACGCGGTGGAACTGCGCGCCCGCGTTCATGCAATGCTGAGAATTAAGCAACAGTACGATAAAATCCAGAGTTTATCTCATATTCAAGCCAATACCATCAAAGTCTTAGAAAGTACTCTTGATGAACTGCGCGGTAACTTAGCCACAGCTTTACCCCACGAACTGAATACACCACTTAATGGCATTGTTGGCATCGTCAGCTTGCTGATGGATGATATTGAGAATATGAATCTTGCCGAAATCCGCGAATTTTTAAGCTTGGCAGATAAATCCGCCCGAAACTTAGAAAAATTAACCAAACAATTCCTAATTTATTTAGAACTAGAGTTATTAGCACAGCAGCCGCAAAACATCGAACCGCAATCAAGCTACTTTTCCCAAAATGCGATCGCTACCGCTTTGCAATCTCATGCCCAAAGTTTTCATCGCAGTGACGATTTAATATTTGCAATTGAGGAAGCCGAGGTATCTATCTCAAAGCAATATTTAGAAATTATCCTCCATGAATTAGTCGATAATGCCCTCAAATTCTCTCAAACTGCTACAGCCATCAAAATTAGCACTCAGGTAGATAAAGAAATGCTGAATCTCTACATCCATGATTTAGGCAGAGGGATGACAGCAGAACAGATTTCCAAAATCGGTGCTTTCATGCAATTTGAACGCAAAACCTATGAACAGCAAGGCATAGGCATGGGCTTAAAATTAGTAAAAAAAATCGTCGCAATTTGTGGTGGTAATTTCTCAATTACCAGTATTTATCAACAGGAAACAACAGTTCAAATTGCCTTACCTCTACATCATAAATAG